From Acidovorax sp. FHTAMBA, one genomic window encodes:
- the lpdA gene encoding dihydrolipoyl dehydrogenase, with the protein MSKQFDVVVIGGGPGGYIAAIRAAQLGMNVACIDEWKNDKGGPAPGGTCTNVGCIPSKALLQSSEHFEHANKHFAEHGITATGVKMDVAKMIARKDTVVKQNNDGILYLFKKNKVSFFHGRGSFVKAAEGGYEIKVAGAAEETIVGKQIIIATGSNARALPGTPFDEELVLSNDGALRVGAVPKKLGLIGSGVIGLEMGSVWRRLGAEVTILEGLPTFLGAVDEQIAKEAKKAFDKQGLKIELGVKVGEIKTGKKGVSIAYTNAKGEAQSLEVDKLIVSIGRVPNTIGLNTEAVGLQLDERGAIVVDADCKTNLPGVWAVGDVVRGPMLAHKAEEEGVAVAERIAGQHGHVNFNTIPWVIYTSPEIAWVGRTEQQLKADGVKYKAGSFPFLANGRARALGDTTGMVKMLADAETDEILGVHIVGPQASELIAEAVVAMEFKASSEDIARICHAHPSLSEATKEAALAVDKRTLNF; encoded by the coding sequence ATGAGCAAACAATTTGATGTCGTCGTTATCGGTGGCGGCCCCGGCGGCTACATCGCTGCCATTCGTGCAGCGCAGCTGGGCATGAACGTGGCCTGTATCGATGAATGGAAAAACGACAAGGGCGGCCCGGCCCCCGGCGGCACCTGCACCAACGTGGGTTGCATTCCGTCCAAGGCGCTGCTGCAATCGTCCGAGCATTTCGAGCATGCCAACAAGCACTTTGCCGAGCACGGCATCACCGCCACCGGCGTCAAGATGGACGTGGCCAAGATGATTGCCCGCAAGGACACCGTCGTGAAGCAGAACAACGATGGCATCCTGTACCTGTTCAAGAAGAACAAGGTCAGCTTCTTCCACGGCCGCGGCTCGTTCGTGAAGGCAGCCGAAGGGGGCTACGAGATCAAGGTGGCGGGTGCCGCTGAAGAGACCATCGTTGGCAAGCAGATCATCATCGCCACCGGCTCCAACGCCCGTGCGCTGCCCGGCACGCCGTTCGACGAAGAACTGGTGCTGTCCAACGACGGCGCGCTGCGCGTGGGCGCGGTGCCCAAGAAGCTCGGCCTGATCGGCTCGGGTGTGATCGGCCTGGAAATGGGCTCGGTGTGGCGCCGCCTGGGCGCCGAGGTCACCATCCTCGAAGGCCTGCCCACCTTCCTGGGCGCGGTGGATGAGCAGATCGCCAAGGAAGCCAAGAAGGCTTTCGATAAGCAGGGCCTCAAGATCGAACTCGGCGTGAAGGTTGGCGAGATCAAGACCGGCAAGAAGGGCGTCTCCATTGCCTACACCAACGCCAAGGGCGAAGCCCAGTCGCTAGAGGTGGACAAGCTCATCGTCTCCATTGGCCGCGTGCCCAATACCATCGGTCTGAACACCGAAGCCGTGGGCCTGCAGCTCGACGAGCGCGGCGCGATCGTGGTCGATGCCGACTGCAAGACCAACCTGCCCGGCGTGTGGGCGGTGGGCGACGTGGTGCGTGGCCCGATGCTGGCGCACAAGGCCGAGGAAGAGGGCGTTGCCGTGGCCGAGCGCATTGCCGGCCAGCACGGTCATGTCAACTTCAACACCATTCCCTGGGTGATCTACACCAGCCCCGAAATCGCATGGGTGGGCCGCACGGAGCAGCAGCTCAAGGCCGATGGCGTCAAATACAAGGCCGGCAGCTTCCCGTTCCTGGCCAACGGCCGCGCACGCGCGCTGGGCGATACCACCGGCATGGTCAAGATGCTGGCCGATGCCGAGACCGATGAAATCCTGGGCGTGCACATCGTTGGCCCACAGGCCAGCGAGCTGATTGCCGAGGCTGTTGTCGCGATGGAATTCAAGGCCAGCAGCGAAGACATCGCGCGCATCTGCCACGCGCATCCTTCCCTTTCGGAAGCCACTAAGGAAGCGGCCCTGGCCGTGGACAAGCGCACTCTGAACTTCTGA
- a CDS encoding protein phosphatase 2C domain-containing protein, whose amino-acid sequence MTKAFRLIASTGIHKGDREYQQDQVTLISHERHNGCVLGVIADGMGGRSGGRKASDQVMMTARQLFERYSPDTDDPVAMLKSMVEEAHIVIRLTAISAEQEPHSTIAAFLINPRGDCHWVHAGDSRIYHFQGARMVFRTSDHSYVQALVDRGELTEAEANNHPHSNILVGCLGTESDPPITTHIIPQLQPGDVLMACSDGVWHYFSPTELGSVVDSLSPREATEFLIEKARSRARGGGDNLSLVIVKIEALVEEKKVARLAPVDAAKP is encoded by the coding sequence ATGACCAAAGCGTTTCGCCTCATCGCGTCCACCGGCATCCACAAGGGTGACCGGGAGTACCAGCAAGATCAGGTGACCTTGATCTCCCACGAACGGCACAATGGCTGCGTGCTGGGCGTCATTGCCGATGGCATGGGCGGACGCAGCGGCGGGCGCAAGGCGTCGGATCAGGTCATGATGACCGCACGCCAGCTCTTCGAGCGCTACTCGCCAGACACAGATGACCCGGTTGCCATGCTCAAGAGCATGGTGGAAGAGGCCCACATCGTGATCCGGCTCACCGCCATTTCGGCCGAGCAGGAACCCCACAGCACCATTGCGGCCTTCCTCATCAACCCGCGTGGCGACTGCCACTGGGTGCATGCAGGTGATTCGCGCATCTACCACTTCCAGGGTGCGCGCATGGTGTTCCGTACCAGCGATCACTCCTATGTTCAGGCGCTTGTGGACCGGGGAGAGCTGACGGAGGCAGAGGCCAACAACCACCCGCACTCGAACATCCTCGTGGGTTGCCTGGGCACTGAAAGCGATCCACCCATCACCACCCACATCATCCCGCAACTGCAACCTGGCGATGTACTCATGGCGTGCAGCGATGGCGTCTGGCACTACTTTTCGCCCACCGAACTCGGCTCGGTGGTGGATTCCCTTTCCCCGCGGGAAGCCACCGAGTTCCTCATTGAAAAAGCCCGCTCGCGCGCACGCGGCGGTGGGGACAACCTCTCCCTGGTCATCGTGAAGATAGAGGCGCTGGTGGAAGAGAAAAAAGTCGCTCGCCTGGCACCGGTAGACGCCGCGAAACCCTGA
- the zapE gene encoding cell division protein ZapE, with product MTVKQAYLAELAAKGYQSDPAQLRAVDALQRCADDWAAYKARRSNALKKLINRPDVPRGVYMYGGVGRGKSFLMECFFDAVPLKRKVRLHFHEFMREVHRELAGLQGTVDPLDVLGARIAKRYKLICFDEFHVADITDAMILHRLLAALFHNGVGFVTTSNFKPDDLYPDGLHRDRILPAIALLNERLEVVNVDNGVDYRRRTLEQVKLYHTPLGPQADAEMNTAFDQLAEVHDEDPVLHIEAREIRARRKAGGVVWFDFRTLCGGPRSQNDYLEIATQFHTVLLSDVPYMPVSMASPARRFTWLIDVLYDRRVKLILSAAVPPEQLYTEGPLAHEFPRTVSRLNEMQSKEFLALERRTVDTGLT from the coding sequence GTGACTGTCAAACAGGCTTACCTGGCTGAGCTGGCCGCCAAGGGCTACCAAAGTGATCCTGCGCAGCTGCGCGCGGTCGATGCGCTGCAGCGCTGCGCTGACGACTGGGCGGCCTACAAGGCGCGACGGTCCAATGCGCTCAAGAAGCTGATCAACCGGCCTGACGTGCCGCGCGGCGTGTATATGTATGGGGGGGTGGGGCGGGGCAAGAGCTTCCTCATGGAATGCTTTTTTGATGCCGTGCCCCTCAAGCGCAAGGTCCGTCTGCACTTTCACGAGTTCATGCGCGAAGTACACCGCGAACTCGCCGGCCTGCAGGGCACGGTGGACCCGCTGGATGTGCTGGGTGCGCGCATCGCCAAGCGCTACAAACTCATCTGCTTTGACGAGTTCCACGTGGCGGACATCACCGATGCCATGATCCTGCACCGCTTGCTGGCAGCACTGTTTCACAACGGCGTGGGGTTTGTGACCACGTCGAATTTCAAGCCTGATGACCTGTACCCCGACGGTCTGCACCGCGACCGGATCCTTCCCGCCATCGCGCTGTTGAATGAGCGGCTCGAGGTGGTGAACGTGGACAACGGAGTGGACTATCGCCGGCGCACCCTGGAACAGGTGAAGCTGTACCACACCCCGCTGGGGCCGCAGGCCGATGCGGAGATGAACACGGCGTTTGACCAGCTGGCGGAAGTGCATGACGAGGACCCGGTGCTGCACATCGAGGCCCGAGAGATCCGCGCCCGCCGCAAGGCGGGGGGGGTTGTCTGGTTTGATTTCCGAACGCTGTGCGGCGGCCCGCGCTCGCAAAACGACTACCTCGAAATCGCGACGCAATTTCATACGGTGCTGCTGTCGGATGTGCCGTACATGCCGGTCAGCATGGCATCGCCTGCGCGGCGGTTTACCTGGCTGATCGACGTCTTGTACGACCGGCGCGTCAAGCTCATTCTGTCTGCTGCGGTCCCGCCTGAGCAGTTGTACACCGAAGGCCCTCTGGCCCATGAGTTTCCCCGCACGGTATCGCGGCTCAACGAGATGCAGTCCAAAGAGTTTCTGGCCCTGGAGCGCCGCACCGTGGATACGGGGCTGACATGA
- a CDS encoding ATP-dependent DNA helicase, whose translation MDLSAMVQEVFAPGGVLARADVHFQPRQGQTQMALAVAETVEKGGALVVEAGTGVGKTFAYLVPALLSGERVLLSTATKALQDQLFSRDLPQVAQTLGLPVRMALLKGRASYLCLYRMEQARHDVSGSGPGVARVLARVERWSQGTRSGDLAELTGLDERSPVVPLITSTRENCLGSLCPRFRECHVHLARREALAADIVVINHHLFFADVAVRESGMAELLPTVRVVVFDEAHQINETGVQFLGLSLSTGQLIDFGKDLLVAGLQHARGFADWTGLAHRLDQSVRDLRLAAGTRAIDTRLRWTGEAPEGCAPDAWQAALRGVALACAQAQEALDAASETAIDFVRLYERGAELLARLGHFAGSANLDAVRWAELGAQLRLTESPLDIAEAMRARILASPADQVDDDGWPGESAPGPGRAWIFTSATLGDDDKLSWFTDRAGLQDARILRVPSPFDYALQAALYVPGHLPSPSDPAHSAMLARWVAHWAAQLGGRTLVLTTSLKALRTIGDALKAQFSATVVLDVLVQGEWPKRALMERFREGGDHGQRGCVLVASATFWEGFDVPGDALQLVVIDKLPFPPPGDPLVEARTQRIEKNGGKAFRSYALPEAAVALKQGAGRLIRRETDRGLLVVGDTRLVTMGYGKRLLGALPPMRRLESEAEFEAAVQALTRTSTTDQTFP comes from the coding sequence ATGGACCTGTCGGCAATGGTTCAGGAGGTCTTTGCCCCAGGCGGCGTTCTGGCGCGCGCCGACGTGCACTTTCAGCCCCGGCAGGGCCAGACGCAAATGGCGCTGGCCGTGGCCGAAACCGTGGAAAAGGGCGGGGCGCTGGTGGTGGAGGCGGGAACCGGCGTGGGCAAGACCTTTGCCTACCTCGTTCCTGCCCTGTTGAGCGGTGAGCGGGTGCTCTTGTCTACCGCCACAAAGGCGTTGCAAGACCAGCTGTTTTCGCGTGACCTGCCGCAGGTGGCTCAGACGCTCGGTCTGCCCGTGCGCATGGCGCTTCTGAAGGGCCGTGCGAGCTATCTGTGCCTGTACCGGATGGAGCAGGCTCGCCACGACGTATCAGGCAGCGGGCCGGGTGTTGCACGCGTGTTGGCCAGGGTCGAACGCTGGTCGCAGGGCACCCGCTCGGGAGACCTCGCCGAGCTGACGGGACTGGATGAACGGTCGCCGGTGGTGCCGTTGATCACATCCACGCGTGAGAACTGCCTCGGTTCGCTGTGCCCCCGGTTTCGGGAATGCCATGTCCATCTGGCGAGGCGGGAGGCCTTGGCTGCGGACATTGTTGTCATCAACCACCACCTCTTTTTTGCCGATGTTGCGGTCCGCGAGTCGGGTATGGCCGAGCTCTTGCCGACCGTGCGTGTCGTGGTGTTTGACGAAGCGCACCAGATCAACGAGACCGGCGTGCAGTTTCTGGGGCTCTCACTGTCCACGGGTCAGCTGATCGATTTTGGCAAGGACCTGCTGGTGGCTGGGCTGCAGCATGCGCGGGGCTTCGCGGACTGGACGGGGCTGGCACACCGGCTGGACCAATCGGTCCGGGATCTGCGCCTGGCTGCAGGCACCCGCGCCATCGATACAAGGCTGCGCTGGACGGGCGAAGCACCCGAGGGGTGTGCGCCGGACGCCTGGCAGGCGGCCCTGCGCGGCGTGGCACTGGCGTGCGCACAGGCGCAGGAGGCGCTCGACGCTGCCAGTGAAACTGCCATCGACTTTGTGCGCCTGTATGAACGCGGGGCCGAGTTGCTCGCGCGTCTGGGCCATTTTGCGGGGTCTGCAAACCTGGATGCCGTGCGATGGGCTGAGCTGGGTGCGCAATTGCGGCTGACAGAATCCCCGCTGGACATCGCCGAGGCCATGCGGGCACGGATTCTTGCGAGTCCCGCAGACCAGGTAGATGACGATGGTTGGCCCGGGGAGAGCGCGCCCGGGCCCGGCAGGGCATGGATTTTTACCTCGGCCACCCTGGGTGACGATGACAAGCTGAGCTGGTTTACCGATCGCGCAGGCTTGCAGGACGCGCGCATTCTGCGCGTTCCGAGCCCGTTTGATTACGCTTTGCAAGCAGCGCTGTATGTGCCAGGGCACCTGCCGTCCCCGTCTGATCCAGCGCACAGTGCAATGCTCGCGAGATGGGTCGCCCATTGGGCAGCGCAGCTGGGTGGCCGCACGCTGGTGCTGACGACCAGCCTGAAGGCCTTGCGCACGATTGGCGATGCACTGAAGGCGCAGTTTTCTGCGACGGTCGTGCTGGACGTGCTGGTGCAGGGAGAGTGGCCCAAGCGCGCGCTGATGGAGCGCTTTCGTGAAGGGGGTGATCACGGACAACGGGGCTGCGTGCTGGTGGCGTCGGCCACGTTCTGGGAGGGTTTTGACGTGCCGGGCGACGCCTTGCAGCTGGTGGTGATCGACAAGCTGCCTTTTCCGCCACCGGGAGACCCTCTCGTGGAGGCTCGCACGCAGCGCATCGAAAAAAATGGCGGTAAAGCATTCAGGTCGTACGCTTTGCCCGAAGCTGCGGTGGCGCTCAAGCAGGGCGCGGGAAGACTGATACGGCGTGAGACCGATCGTGGGCTGCTGGTGGTGGGAGACACCCGCCTGGTGACCATGGGCTATGGCAAGCGGTTACTCGGCGCGCTGCCGCCGATGCGGCGTCTGGAGTCAGAAGCTGAATTCGAAGCCGCTGTTCAGGCGCTCACCAGAACTTCCACCACGGATCAGACTTTTCCTTGA
- the odhB gene encoding 2-oxoglutarate dehydrogenase complex dihydrolipoyllysine-residue succinyltransferase — protein sequence MAIVEVKVPQLSESVAEATMLTWKKKAGEAVAVDEILIEIETDKVVLEVPAPSAGVLAEIIQGDGATVVAEQLIAKIDTEGKAGAAAPAPAASAPAPAAAAPTAAPAAAGGSKGDVAMPAAAKLLAENNLSASAVAGTGKDGRVTKGDVLAAVAGGAKAAVAPSVIPTGVPTKALPQVSAPAAKEDLGDRPEQRVPMSRLRARVAERLLQSQSTNAILTTFNEVNMAPVMEMRKKFQDTFTKEHGVKIGFMSFFVKAAVHALKKFPVLNASVDGNDIVYHGYFDIGIAVGSPRGLVVPILRNADQMSFADIEKKIAEFGKKAAEGKLGIEEMTGGTFSISNGGTFGSMMSTPIINPPQSAILGVHATKDRAVVENGQIVVRPMNYLAMSYDHRIIDGREAVLGLVAMKDALEDPSRLLFDI from the coding sequence ATGGCTATCGTAGAAGTCAAAGTCCCCCAGCTGTCTGAATCCGTGGCGGAAGCCACCATGCTGACCTGGAAAAAGAAGGCCGGCGAGGCCGTGGCCGTGGACGAGATCCTCATCGAGATCGAAACCGACAAGGTCGTGCTCGAAGTGCCCGCCCCCTCCGCAGGGGTGCTGGCGGAGATCATCCAGGGCGACGGCGCCACCGTGGTGGCCGAGCAGCTCATCGCCAAGATTGATACCGAAGGCAAGGCCGGTGCAGCCGCGCCTGCCCCTGCCGCATCTGCGCCGGCACCCGCCGCAGCCGCCCCAACGGCAGCCCCCGCCGCCGCTGGCGGCTCCAAGGGAGATGTCGCCATGCCTGCCGCTGCGAAGCTTCTGGCGGAGAACAACCTGTCAGCATCCGCGGTGGCTGGTACCGGCAAGGACGGCCGCGTGACCAAGGGCGATGTGCTGGCTGCCGTAGCCGGTGGCGCCAAGGCCGCAGTCGCCCCCAGCGTGATCCCCACCGGCGTCCCCACCAAGGCACTGCCGCAGGTGTCGGCACCTGCCGCGAAGGAAGACCTGGGCGATCGCCCCGAGCAGCGCGTGCCCATGAGCCGCCTGCGCGCCCGCGTGGCCGAGCGCCTGCTGCAGTCGCAATCGACCAACGCCATCCTGACCACGTTCAACGAAGTGAACATGGCGCCGGTGATGGAGATGCGCAAGAAGTTCCAGGACACCTTCACCAAGGAACATGGCGTGAAGATCGGCTTCATGAGCTTCTTTGTGAAGGCTGCTGTGCACGCCTTGAAGAAGTTCCCTGTGCTGAATGCTTCGGTGGATGGCAACGACATCGTCTACCACGGCTACTTCGACATCGGTATTGCCGTGGGCTCGCCCCGTGGCCTCGTGGTGCCCATCCTGCGCAACGCAGACCAGATGAGCTTTGCCGACATCGAAAAGAAGATTGCTGAATTCGGCAAGAAGGCCGCAGAAGGCAAGCTGGGCATTGAAGAAATGACCGGCGGCACGTTCTCGATTTCCAACGGTGGCACCTTTGGCTCGATGATGTCCACCCCCATCATCAACCCGCCCCAGTCGGCCATCCTGGGCGTGCACGCCACCAAGGACCGTGCCGTGGTCGAAAACGGCCAGATCGTGGTCCGTCCGATGAACTACCTGGCCATGTCCTACGACCACCGCATCATCGACGGCCGCGAAGCCGTGCTGGGCCTGGTGGCCATGAAGGACGCGCTGGAAGACCCATCGCGCCTGCTGTTCGATATTTGA
- a CDS encoding outer membrane protein assembly factor BamD, with the protein MLRAPLPLVSALLLAGLLAGCSSTTEDKTATWSPNRIHSEAKDEMNSGAYDKAVPLLEKLEGRAAGTPLAQQAQIDKAYAHYKGGEKAQAIATLDRFMKLHPASPALDYALYLKGLVNFNDNLGLFSFISRQDLSERDQKAAKDSFEAFSELVTRFPESRYAQDARLRMTYIVNSLAQYEVHVARYYFQRGAYVAAIGRAQAAVADYQGVPALEEALYILIQSYDALGMTQLRDDARRVMDTSYPQSAYLRDGFKEKSDPWWKFW; encoded by the coding sequence ATGCTGCGTGCCCCATTGCCCCTCGTTTCTGCCTTGCTGCTTGCCGGTCTGCTGGCAGGTTGCTCCAGCACAACCGAAGACAAAACGGCCACCTGGAGCCCCAACCGCATTCATTCAGAAGCCAAGGATGAGATGAACAGCGGCGCCTATGACAAGGCGGTCCCCCTGCTTGAAAAGCTCGAAGGGCGTGCTGCAGGTACGCCGTTGGCCCAGCAGGCCCAGATCGACAAGGCCTATGCGCATTACAAGGGCGGTGAAAAAGCCCAGGCGATTGCCACGCTGGACCGCTTCATGAAGCTGCATCCCGCCAGCCCCGCCCTTGATTACGCGCTCTACCTCAAGGGCCTCGTGAACTTCAACGACAACCTCGGTTTGTTCTCGTTCATATCCCGTCAGGATCTTTCCGAACGCGATCAGAAAGCTGCCAAGGATTCCTTCGAGGCTTTCAGTGAGCTGGTGACGCGTTTCCCCGAATCACGCTATGCGCAGGACGCTCGCCTGCGCATGACGTACATCGTGAATTCGCTGGCCCAGTATGAAGTGCATGTGGCCCGCTACTACTTTCAGCGGGGAGCGTACGTGGCTGCAATCGGCCGCGCGCAGGCAGCCGTGGCAGACTACCAGGGAGTGCCGGCGTTGGAAGAGGCCTTGTACATCCTCATTCAGTCATACGATGCGCTGGGCATGACCCAGCTTCGTGACGACGCCCGCCGTGTGATGGACACGTCGTATCCGCAAAGCGCCTATCTGCGCGACGGCTTCAAGGAAAAGTCTGATCCGTGGTGGAAGTTCTGGTGA